In one window of Leifsonia sp. NPDC080035 DNA:
- a CDS encoding LacI family DNA-binding transcriptional regulator, producing the protein MDAPPPSTPSPAGRRRGAVRLADVARAAGVSVPLASRVLNADASARATAETKARILEAADALGYVPNIAAKSLRIRRNGLIGLVVHDLSSPIHLELMRGARAEAAAHSHFLVLGDVDELLEDEQAFRTFISGNRVDGLIVQGGHGGFDQRIADIARVLPTVIVNAPSRVERERVTSVYPDEEAGTRLLTEHLLGLGHTRIGLVSGPHDSTTGILRENGVTAALADAGLALRAEDVVHTDWLASGGRAGLAELAARWSAGGDRPTALIAGNSLIGIGILGTAGDHGLAIPDDLSVAAVHDTWISEHLVPPLTTVSLPLYAMGVVSVRQLLAESTEGTEIMVADPPPVLHVRASTARPSRRSG; encoded by the coding sequence ATGGATGCGCCACCCCCGTCGACCCCCTCGCCCGCGGGTCGGCGGAGGGGCGCCGTCCGCCTCGCCGACGTCGCCAGGGCGGCCGGCGTGTCCGTTCCACTGGCGTCGCGTGTGCTCAATGCGGACGCCTCGGCGCGCGCGACCGCCGAGACGAAGGCGCGGATCCTGGAGGCGGCGGATGCGCTCGGCTACGTGCCGAACATCGCCGCCAAGAGCCTGCGCATCCGCCGCAACGGCCTCATCGGCCTGGTCGTGCACGACCTCTCCAGCCCCATCCACCTGGAGCTGATGCGCGGTGCGCGCGCGGAGGCGGCGGCCCACTCGCACTTCCTCGTGCTCGGCGACGTCGACGAGCTCCTCGAGGACGAGCAGGCGTTCCGCACCTTCATCAGCGGGAACCGGGTGGACGGCCTGATCGTCCAGGGCGGCCACGGCGGGTTCGACCAGCGCATCGCCGACATCGCCCGCGTGCTGCCGACGGTGATCGTGAACGCGCCGAGCCGTGTGGAGCGGGAGCGGGTGACGAGCGTCTACCCCGACGAGGAAGCCGGCACCCGCCTTCTCACGGAGCATCTGCTCGGGCTCGGCCACACCCGCATCGGCCTCGTATCCGGGCCCCACGACTCGACGACGGGGATCCTGCGCGAGAACGGCGTCACCGCGGCCCTCGCCGACGCCGGGCTCGCCCTGCGCGCCGAGGACGTCGTGCACACGGACTGGCTGGCGAGCGGTGGGCGCGCCGGCCTGGCCGAGCTGGCCGCCCGGTGGAGCGCCGGAGGCGACCGGCCGACGGCCCTGATCGCCGGCAACTCGCTCATCGGCATCGGTATCCTCGGCACAGCCGGCGATCACGGGCTCGCGATCCCGGACGATCTCTCGGTCGCCGCCGTGCACGACACGTGGATCTCCGAGCACCTGGTGCCGCCGTTGACGACGGTCAGCCTCCCCCTGTACGCGATGGGGGTCGTGTCCGTCCGGCAGCTCCTCGCCGAATCCACGGAGGGCACGGAGATCATGGTCGCCGATCCGCCGCCCGTGCTGCATGTCAGGGCCTCGACCGCTCGCCCGTCGCGGCGCAGCGGGTGA
- a CDS encoding MFS transporter: MTFRINKATVGATVGTALEWYDFSLYATASALVFPAVFFPTDDALTATLASFATFAVGFFARPIGGVIIGNLGDRYGRRQMLFLTLLLMGISSTLIGLIPSATAIGVAAPILLVVLRVLQGFGAGGEYAGATLLAAEHSGESSRGLNAAIPGAGNAAGALLATGVLTVLNATLPQEAFLSWGWRIAFLLSIVVCVVGIVIRLRVPESPEFAETKAEGAVARVAIRELFRSAGRRIPLAMLASIGPNVASYLPSVYAITYLTTIVGAPAWIGLTGILIGNLLKFVTIPTAGWISDRVGRRPVFLAGAIGAAVLIYPFFFLLNTGTPLLIWIALVLVFTFCNDAMLAAQSGFMSELFDVRYRYTGVTFSREITGALVGGTLPFVAAALTGAAGGQFWLVALYCLVLMVLAAIGMFFLPETRGLVAGTRTRATTAA, translated from the coding sequence ATGACGTTTCGCATCAACAAGGCCACCGTTGGCGCCACCGTCGGCACCGCGCTCGAGTGGTACGACTTCTCCCTCTACGCGACGGCGAGCGCGCTCGTCTTCCCTGCGGTGTTCTTCCCCACCGACGACGCGCTGACCGCCACTCTGGCGTCGTTCGCGACCTTCGCAGTCGGGTTCTTCGCCCGGCCGATCGGCGGGGTCATCATCGGCAACCTCGGCGATCGGTACGGCCGCCGGCAGATGCTGTTCCTGACCCTGCTGCTGATGGGCATCTCGTCGACGCTCATCGGGCTCATCCCGAGCGCCACCGCCATCGGCGTCGCGGCGCCGATCCTCCTCGTCGTGCTGCGCGTGCTTCAGGGCTTCGGGGCGGGAGGCGAGTACGCGGGGGCGACGCTGCTCGCGGCCGAGCACTCCGGCGAGTCGTCGCGCGGGCTCAACGCCGCCATCCCCGGCGCGGGCAATGCTGCCGGCGCCCTCCTCGCCACGGGTGTGCTGACGGTGCTCAACGCCACGCTGCCGCAGGAGGCGTTCCTCTCCTGGGGCTGGCGGATCGCGTTCCTGCTCAGCATCGTCGTCTGCGTCGTCGGTATCGTCATCCGGCTGCGCGTGCCGGAGAGCCCCGAGTTCGCCGAGACGAAGGCGGAGGGAGCGGTGGCCCGCGTCGCCATCCGCGAGCTGTTCCGCTCGGCAGGCCGGCGCATCCCGCTCGCGATGCTCGCGAGCATCGGCCCGAACGTCGCCAGCTATCTGCCATCGGTCTACGCCATCACCTACCTGACGACGATCGTCGGCGCGCCGGCCTGGATCGGCCTCACCGGCATCCTCATCGGGAACCTGCTGAAGTTCGTCACCATCCCGACCGCCGGCTGGATCAGCGACCGGGTCGGGCGCCGTCCCGTCTTCCTCGCGGGTGCGATCGGCGCGGCCGTGCTGATCTACCCCTTCTTCTTCCTGCTCAACACGGGCACCCCGCTGCTCATCTGGATCGCACTCGTGCTCGTCTTCACGTTCTGCAACGACGCGATGCTCGCCGCCCAGTCCGGCTTCATGTCGGAGCTGTTCGACGTGCGCTACCGCTACACCGGCGTCACGTTCAGCCGTGAGATCACCGGCGCCCTGGTCGGCGGAACGCTGCCGTTCGTCGCCGCGGCACTGACCGGTGCGGCGGGCGGCCAGTTCTGGCTGGTCGCGCTCTACTGCCTGGTGCTGATGGTGCTCGCCGCGATCGGCATGTTCTTCCTTCCGGAGACGCGTGGACTGGTCGCGGGCACGCGGACGCGGGCGACGACCGCGGCCTGA
- a CDS encoding DUF6772 family protein, with product MHVSGFFDPLPRILVADDFDRGMSGWLDLRPNFVAPGFREHSDEVDLIHWGPTMLSSATFAFGGTHGSAQGTYSLKISSRAAAAAADQPPAPGSMGLAIKRLAVPPGVGRLRIEALFAYKAEQDRPGLGVDDVRAFGMFVDLQDAEHRYMPGVRYVNAVGGRPVRAWQFYGPTDDTDAEWSYGAAGWHKAGIDPQWFGRRSADGSTSATTWFEGGAQHLIYNESDDKLNWTPLSLTIDLRTRRYEEFRVGGRVLRFPEGAHPTLAPAYNDIEGLLNPVFFVEADTDRRVSLFLDSVVISADTGEAAA from the coding sequence ATGCACGTTTCCGGGTTCTTCGACCCGCTCCCGCGGATCCTGGTGGCCGACGACTTCGACCGCGGGATGAGCGGGTGGCTCGACCTGCGGCCGAACTTCGTCGCCCCCGGCTTCCGCGAGCACTCGGACGAGGTCGACCTGATCCACTGGGGGCCCACCATGCTCAGCTCGGCCACGTTCGCCTTCGGAGGCACGCACGGGTCGGCCCAGGGAACCTACTCGCTCAAGATCTCCAGCCGGGCGGCCGCGGCCGCGGCGGACCAGCCGCCCGCTCCCGGCTCGATGGGGCTCGCGATCAAGCGCCTGGCGGTGCCGCCGGGCGTCGGCCGTCTGCGCATCGAGGCGCTGTTCGCCTACAAGGCGGAGCAGGACCGCCCTGGGCTCGGCGTCGACGACGTGCGCGCCTTCGGGATGTTCGTCGACCTCCAAGACGCCGAGCACCGGTACATGCCGGGAGTCCGCTACGTCAACGCCGTCGGGGGGCGCCCGGTGCGCGCGTGGCAGTTCTACGGGCCGACCGATGACACCGACGCGGAGTGGAGCTACGGGGCGGCCGGCTGGCACAAGGCGGGGATCGACCCCCAGTGGTTCGGGCGCCGGAGCGCCGACGGCTCGACCTCGGCGACGACCTGGTTCGAGGGCGGCGCTCAGCACCTCATCTACAACGAGTCCGACGACAAGCTCAACTGGACCCCGCTCTCCCTCACCATCGACTTGCGCACCCGCCGATACGAGGAGTTCCGCGTCGGCGGCCGGGTGCTGCGGTTCCCCGAGGGTGCGCATCCCACGCTCGCTCCTGCTTACAACGACATCGAGGGTCTGCTCAACCCGGTCTTCTTCGTCGAGGCGGACACCGACCGGCGGGTGTCCCTGTTCCTCGATTCCGTCGTCATCTCGGCCGATACGGGAGAGGCAGCAGCATGA